In Arsenophonus sp. aPb, one DNA window encodes the following:
- the cutC gene encoding copper homeostasis protein CutC, with the protein MITLEICCYGAECALIAQEFGADRIELCSSPAEGGLTPSYGCLKQTMDTVNIPVHPIVRPRGGDFCYSDSEFEAIKHDISLIRQLGFPGVVYGILNREGHIDIPRMRILKALSGDMAVTFHRAFDMCISPKQAYEQLTELGVARILTSGQQQNAELGLPLLKELNVLAGKTPNGPIIMAGAGVKLSNLQKFIDAGLSEVHTSAGKVMPSSMNYRKAGVTMSANMEMDEFTHYCVDRDVVEAMKNLLTITNYD; encoded by the coding sequence ATGATAACCCTTGAAATTTGCTGCTATGGGGCTGAATGTGCCCTAATTGCGCAAGAATTTGGCGCAGATCGTATTGAACTTTGTTCCAGTCCAGCTGAAGGCGGATTAACACCGAGTTATGGTTGTTTAAAACAGACTATGGATACAGTAAATATCCCCGTTCATCCAATTGTACGCCCTAGAGGAGGGGATTTTTGTTACAGTGATAGCGAGTTTGAAGCTATTAAACATGATATTAGCCTTATCAGACAGTTAGGTTTTCCCGGTGTCGTATATGGCATATTAAATCGAGAAGGACATATTGATATACCCCGCATGCGTATTTTAAAAGCATTATCTGGTGATATGGCCGTTACCTTTCATCGTGCTTTTGATATGTGCATTAGCCCAAAACAAGCTTATGAACAGCTGACAGAACTTGGTGTTGCACGTATATTAACCTCAGGTCAGCAGCAGAATGCGGAATTAGGTTTACCGTTATTGAAAGAATTAAATGTATTAGCTGGCAAAACCCCAAATGGTCCGATTATCATGGCAGGTGCTGGGGTAAAATTGTCAAATTTACAGAAATTTATTGATGCAGGTTTATCTGAAGTACATACCTCTGCTGGAAAAGTGATGCCGTCGAGCATGAATTACCGCAAAGCAGGGGTTACTATGAGTGCCAATATGGAGATGGATGAATTTACCCATTATTGTGTCGATAGGGATGTGGTGGAAGCAATGAAAAATTTATTAACGATTACCAATTATGACTGA
- a CDS encoding riboflavin synthase subunit alpha — MFTGIVKGKGTLIAVEDSVNFRTYTVQFPSELLAGLETGASVANNGCCLTVTHINGDKVSFDLMKETLRLTNLGSLKLGDMINLERSAKYGDEIGGHVMSGHIITTAEVAKIFKAENNLQIWFYVHDKQLMKYILHKGFIGIDGISLTVGDVVNNRFCVHLIPETIARTTIAQRRLGEKVNIEIDAHTQAVVDTVERVMAQKI, encoded by the coding sequence ATGTTTACAGGCATTGTGAAAGGAAAAGGAACATTAATTGCGGTGGAAGATAGCGTTAATTTTCGTACTTATACTGTCCAATTTCCTAGTGAATTACTCGCTGGTTTAGAAACAGGCGCCTCTGTGGCTAATAATGGCTGTTGTTTAACGGTAACTCATATTAATGGGGATAAAGTGAGTTTTGATTTAATGAAGGAGACTCTGCGACTGACAAACTTAGGCAGTTTAAAACTAGGCGATATGATTAATTTAGAGAGATCAGCAAAATATGGTGATGAAATTGGTGGCCATGTTATGTCGGGTCATATTATTACTACCGCCGAAGTAGCTAAGATTTTTAAAGCTGAAAATAATCTCCAAATTTGGTTTTATGTGCATGATAAACAATTAATGAAATATATTCTGCATAAGGGATTTATTGGTATTGATGGAATCAGCTTAACAGTCGGGGATGTGGTTAATAATCGTTTTTGTGTCCATCTGATCCCAGAAACCATTGCGCGTACCACAATTGCACAAAGGCGTCTGGGAGAAAAAGTTAATATCGAAATTGATGCTCATACTCAAGCGGTAGTCGATACTGTTGAGCGGGTGATGGCTCAAAAAATATAA
- a CDS encoding MATE family efflux transporter encodes MNKYFKEAQSLLALGIPIILAQFSQTAMGFVDTVMAGKVSETDMSAVAVGTSIWLPAILFGHGLLMALTPVVAQLNGSGRRQVIGNHIQQGLWLAFFLSLLVIGVIYNAHHIINNMPNIDHELANKAVRFLHAIMWGAPGYLFYQVLRSQCDGLSKTKPGMFIGFLGLFINIPINYIFIYGHFGAPALGGVGCGVATASVYWAMFFFMRWYIRHTPSQRDIRANKQFALPDFSLLKHLFALGLPIGLAYFFEVTLFAIVALLVAPLGIIAVAGHQVALNFSSLMFMFPISLGIAATIRVGYNLGSSSTENAKTSAYASIMVGLTVACCTALVTVSLREQIALMYNRNPEVVLLASQLMLFAAIYQISDAIQVIGAGILRGYKDTRSIFFITFIAYWLLGLPIGYLLGLTDFIVPHLGPRGFWIGFIIGLTASAIMILSRILWLQRQPDEFVLQHSTR; translated from the coding sequence GTGAATAAATATTTTAAAGAGGCACAAAGCCTATTAGCATTGGGTATTCCGATTATTCTTGCTCAATTCTCACAAACCGCGATGGGTTTTGTCGATACAGTAATGGCGGGCAAAGTCAGTGAAACAGATATGTCTGCAGTTGCGGTAGGAACCTCTATCTGGTTACCTGCTATTTTGTTTGGCCACGGCTTATTGATGGCTTTAACTCCGGTGGTAGCGCAATTAAATGGTTCAGGCCGACGTCAAGTTATTGGTAATCATATACAACAAGGTTTATGGCTAGCTTTCTTTTTATCACTTTTGGTCATTGGTGTTATTTATAACGCCCATCATATTATAAATAATATGCCTAATATTGATCATGAACTGGCAAATAAAGCGGTGCGGTTTTTACATGCCATTATGTGGGGAGCACCAGGCTATCTTTTTTATCAAGTTTTACGTAGTCAGTGCGATGGATTATCTAAAACAAAACCCGGCATGTTCATTGGTTTTCTTGGTTTATTTATTAACATACCAATCAACTATATTTTTATCTATGGTCATTTTGGTGCTCCGGCGCTTGGTGGTGTCGGTTGTGGTGTAGCCACTGCCTCGGTATATTGGGCAATGTTCTTTTTTATGCGTTGGTATATCCGCCATACCCCTTCGCAACGAGATATCCGTGCTAATAAACAATTTGCTTTACCTGACTTTTCGTTATTAAAACATCTGTTTGCGTTAGGATTACCTATTGGTCTTGCTTATTTCTTCGAAGTGACACTTTTTGCTATTGTCGCATTACTGGTCGCGCCATTAGGTATTATCGCTGTCGCAGGACATCAAGTAGCATTAAATTTTAGTTCGTTAATGTTTATGTTTCCTATTTCTCTAGGTATAGCAGCAACCATTCGCGTCGGATATAATTTAGGCAGTTCTTCAACTGAAAACGCAAAAACATCAGCCTATGCTAGTATTATGGTCGGTTTAACAGTAGCTTGCTGCACCGCACTTGTGACAGTGTCACTTAGAGAGCAGATCGCATTAATGTATAATCGCAATCCAGAAGTGGTGCTTTTGGCGTCACAATTAATGTTATTCGCTGCAATTTATCAGATTTCCGATGCCATTCAGGTAATTGGCGCCGGTATATTACGCGGCTATAAAGATACCCGTTCGATTTTCTTTATCACTTTCATTGCTTACTGGTTGCTCGGTCTACCAATAGGTTATCTACTTGGTTTAACTGACTTTATTGTGCCACATCTGGGGCCTAGAGGTTTCTGGATCGGTTTTATTATTGGCTTAACGGCATCAGCTATCATGATACTTTCTCGCATATTATGGCTTCAACGCCAACCAGACGAGTTTGTATTACAGCATTCAACTCGATAA
- the purR gene encoding HTH-type transcriptional repressor PurR, giving the protein MATIKDVAKLAGVSTTTVSHVINNTRFVAKETKTIVWAAIKTLNYSPSAVARSLKVNHTKSIGLLATSNEAPYFAEVIESVENNCYSQGYTLILCNSHNNLNKQQAYLQMLAQKRVDGLLVMCSEYPKQLLRMLEEYRNIPMVVMDWGQAHGDFTDVIIDNAVYGGYLAGRYLIERGHRDLGIISGPLKRNTGSGRRQGFLNAMKEANIQPLDKWIVEGDFEPTSGYDAMKQILNHQQRPTAIFCGGDIMAMGAICAANELGIRVPQDISIIGYDNVRNARFFTPALTTIHQPKERLGQMAFTMLLDRIINKRKNAQTIEIHPELIERRSVVDGPFIDYRR; this is encoded by the coding sequence ATGGCAACAATTAAGGATGTGGCAAAGTTGGCGGGTGTTTCAACTACCACCGTATCTCATGTAATTAATAACACCCGTTTTGTTGCCAAAGAGACAAAAACGATTGTTTGGGCAGCCATTAAAACTCTTAATTATTCTCCTAGTGCCGTTGCTCGTAGTTTGAAAGTTAACCATACTAAATCCATTGGGTTACTGGCTACATCTAATGAAGCTCCTTATTTTGCAGAGGTCATCGAGTCAGTAGAAAACAACTGTTATAGTCAAGGATATACATTAATCCTGTGCAATTCACATAACAATCTAAACAAACAACAAGCCTATTTACAAATGTTAGCGCAAAAACGGGTTGATGGTTTACTGGTAATGTGCTCAGAATATCCAAAACAACTACTCCGAATGTTAGAGGAATACCGTAATATTCCAATGGTTGTAATGGATTGGGGGCAAGCTCATGGTGATTTTACCGATGTCATCATTGATAATGCGGTTTATGGCGGCTATCTTGCCGGGCGTTATCTGATTGAACGCGGGCATCGTGATTTAGGTATTATCTCTGGGCCATTAAAACGCAATACTGGCAGTGGCCGGCGGCAAGGTTTTCTCAATGCCATGAAGGAAGCTAACATCCAGCCACTGGATAAATGGATTGTTGAGGGTGATTTCGAGCCAACTTCCGGCTACGACGCGATGAAACAAATTTTAAATCATCAACAAAGACCGACCGCTATTTTTTGTGGCGGTGATATTATGGCGATGGGGGCTATCTGTGCAGCGAATGAATTAGGCATTCGGGTCCCACAAGATATCTCTATTATTGGCTATGACAATGTTCGCAATGCACGTTTTTTTACGCCAGCACTAACCACCATTCATCAACCTAAAGAGCGTTTAGGTCAAATGGCTTTTACTATGCTGCTGGATCGTATTATTAATAAACGCAAAAATGCGCAAACTATTGAAATACATCCTGAGCTTATTGAACGCCGTTCGGTTGTCGATGGTCCGTTTATTGACTACCGCAGATAA
- the punR gene encoding DNA-binding transcriptional activator PunR → MWSEYSLEVIDAVERTGSFSAAAAELHRVPSAVSYTVKQLEEWLAVPLFERRYRDVVLTDAGKFFVKNARNIIKTMRETRHQCQQIANGWHGQFSIAIDRVVKPERILQLILDFYRHFSDIELFIQQEVYNGVWEALVDGRVDIAIGATRASPIGDRYSFRDMGFMPWSCVVSINHPLAQINGLISDQQLRQYPSLCLEDTSRYLPKRETWALDNQKRLIVPDWECGLACLKNGLCLGFAPKHRVEQLCRKNELKTLQIKQPLPDSPCCVIWNEEKRSSTLSWLLDYLGNSETLNAEWLAH, encoded by the coding sequence ATGTGGTCAGAGTATTCCCTTGAAGTGATTGATGCCGTTGAAAGAACGGGTAGTTTTAGTGCCGCAGCCGCAGAGTTACATAGAGTCCCCTCTGCGGTAAGTTATACCGTAAAACAATTGGAAGAGTGGCTAGCTGTTCCTTTGTTTGAACGGCGTTATCGTGATGTTGTACTTACTGATGCTGGTAAATTTTTCGTTAAAAATGCGCGCAATATTATTAAGACAATGCGTGAAACACGCCATCAATGTCAACAGATTGCCAATGGTTGGCATGGACAATTTAGTATTGCTATTGATAGGGTTGTTAAGCCCGAAAGAATATTGCAATTAATATTAGATTTTTATCGCCACTTTTCTGATATTGAACTTTTTATTCAGCAGGAAGTTTATAATGGGGTATGGGAGGCGTTGGTCGATGGGCGAGTAGATATTGCTATTGGTGCCACTCGCGCGTCCCCGATTGGTGATAGATATAGTTTTCGTGATATGGGCTTTATGCCCTGGTCATGTGTTGTCAGCATAAATCATCCTTTAGCACAAATAAACGGTCTAATTAGCGATCAACAATTACGTCAGTATCCAAGTTTATGTTTAGAAGATACCTCTCGCTACTTGCCAAAGCGAGAAACTTGGGCATTAGATAATCAAAAACGGCTTATTGTGCCAGACTGGGAATGTGGTTTAGCTTGCTTAAAAAATGGGTTATGTTTAGGATTTGCGCCTAAACATCGGGTAGAACAACTTTGCCGCAAAAATGAATTAAAAACCCTGCAGATTAAGCAACCCTTACCTGATAGTCCCTGTTGTGTTATATGGAATGAAGAAAAACGTTCTTCGACCTTGAGTTGGTTACTGGATTATTTAGGTAATAGCGAAACGCTCAATGCCGAGTGGCTGGCTCATTGA
- the cmoB gene encoding tRNA 5-methoxyuridine(34)/uridine 5-oxyacetic acid(34) synthase CmoB, whose product MIDFGHFYQQIAIGPLSHWLETLPCQIEQWKKTTQHGQFNSWQKIVQNLPNITPTDLDLKTAVMAKNEYPLCPKEKQRITQLLKSLMPWRKGPFSLYDIDIDCEWRSDWKWQRILPYLSPLTDKLVLDVGCGNGYHMWRMVGEGAKMVIGIDPTQLFLCQFAAVRKLIGNNQQAYLLPLGIEQLPTLAAFDTVFSMGVLYHRRSPLDHLYQLKNQLVSGGELVLESLVIGGDENQCLIPNDRYAQMRNVYFIPSAKMLKIWLEKCGFCDVYIVDQTVTTLQEQRKTAWMETESLANFLAPNNIHLTVEGYPAPLRATLVAKKR is encoded by the coding sequence ATGATAGATTTTGGTCATTTTTATCAACAAATCGCAATCGGGCCGCTAAGTCACTGGCTAGAAACACTGCCATGCCAAATTGAGCAATGGAAAAAAACTACTCAACATGGTCAATTCAATAGTTGGCAAAAAATAGTGCAAAATCTGCCCAATATAACGCCCACTGACTTAGATCTAAAAACTGCAGTTATGGCCAAAAATGAGTACCCACTTTGTCCTAAAGAGAAGCAACGCATCACCCAACTGTTAAAAAGCCTGATGCCCTGGCGTAAAGGCCCGTTTTCCCTTTACGATATTGACATTGATTGCGAATGGCGATCGGACTGGAAATGGCAACGTATCCTACCTTATCTTTCACCATTAACAGATAAATTGGTACTTGATGTCGGCTGTGGTAATGGCTATCACATGTGGAGAATGGTTGGTGAAGGCGCAAAAATGGTTATCGGTATTGATCCTACCCAACTATTTTTATGTCAGTTTGCAGCAGTACGTAAATTAATTGGCAATAATCAACAAGCTTATCTATTGCCCCTAGGCATTGAGCAACTACCGACACTCGCTGCCTTTGATACTGTATTCTCAATGGGGGTGCTTTATCATCGGCGTTCACCGTTAGATCATCTCTATCAACTAAAAAATCAATTAGTTTCTGGTGGTGAGCTAGTACTTGAAAGTTTAGTTATTGGCGGTGATGAAAACCAATGCTTAATACCTAATGATCGTTATGCTCAAATGCGTAATGTCTATTTTATTCCATCAGCAAAAATGCTTAAAATCTGGTTAGAAAAATGTGGCTTTTGTGATGTGTATATTGTTGATCAAACAGTAACAACCCTACAAGAACAGCGCAAAACTGCCTGGATGGAAACTGAATCATTAGCAAATTTTCTTGCCCCAAATAACATTCATTTGACAGTTGAAGGTTATCCGGCTCCTTTACGCGCTACTTTAGTTGCCAAAAAAAGGTAA
- the murJ gene encoding murein biosynthesis integral membrane protein MurJ — translation MNLLKSLAAISSMTMFSRILGFIRDAIIARFFGAGMATDAFFVAFRLPNLLRRIFAEGAFSQAFVPLLAEYKNQQGDEATRTFIAYVSGLLTVILAIVTLAGILAAPWIIYITAPGFTDTPDKFDLTVRLLRITFPYILLISLVSLGGAILNTWNRFSVPAFAPTLLNISMIMSVLLLAPYCKPPIIALAWGVFAGGILQLLYQLPYLKKIGMLVLPRISLRNSGVWRVMKLMAPAIIGVSVSQISLIINTIFASFLQSGSVSWMYYADRLMELPTGVLGVALGTILLPSLAKSFSTGDHKEYQRLMDWGLRLCFLLALPCAIALAILAQPLTVSLFQYGNFTGYDAVMTQRALIAYCVGLMGLIIVKVLAPGFYSRQDIKTPVKIAIITLILTQLMNLAFIGPLKHAGLALSIGLAACFNALMLYWQLRRQAIFIPLAGWGKFLFKLVAALMVMVAVLLLVLNFMPAWEQGNMLIRIMRLLLVVFAGAISYFAALFVFGFRLRDFSQRAI, via the coding sequence ATGAATCTACTAAAATCGTTAGCAGCGATAAGCTCTATGACTATGTTTTCCCGAATATTAGGTTTTATTCGTGATGCGATTATCGCCCGTTTTTTTGGTGCTGGTATGGCGACAGACGCTTTTTTTGTTGCTTTTAGATTGCCGAATCTTTTGCGCCGAATTTTTGCTGAAGGCGCATTTTCTCAAGCATTTGTTCCTCTCTTAGCAGAATATAAAAATCAGCAAGGTGATGAGGCTACTCGCACTTTTATTGCTTATGTCTCCGGTTTATTGACCGTGATTTTGGCCATTGTTACATTGGCAGGGATATTAGCGGCCCCTTGGATTATTTATATTACCGCACCTGGTTTTACCGATACACCGGATAAATTTGATTTAACCGTTCGTTTATTGAGAATCACTTTTCCATATATTTTATTGATCTCTTTAGTTTCGTTGGGAGGGGCTATCTTAAATACTTGGAACCGTTTTTCTGTTCCTGCTTTTGCCCCTACCTTACTTAATATCAGTATGATTATGTCAGTACTGTTGTTAGCACCATATTGTAAACCACCTATTATAGCGTTAGCGTGGGGGGTTTTTGCTGGTGGTATTTTACAGTTGTTGTATCAATTACCTTATTTAAAAAAAATAGGTATGTTAGTTTTACCGCGTATCTCTTTGCGTAATAGCGGTGTGTGGCGAGTAATGAAGTTAATGGCGCCAGCGATTATTGGTGTTTCAGTAAGCCAAATTTCGTTAATTATTAATACTATTTTTGCTTCATTTTTACAATCAGGTTCTGTGTCGTGGATGTATTATGCAGACCGATTAATGGAACTTCCTACCGGTGTTTTAGGGGTAGCACTGGGTACTATTCTATTACCTTCTTTGGCGAAAAGTTTCTCCACTGGTGATCACAAAGAATATCAGCGTTTAATGGACTGGGGGTTACGGCTTTGCTTTTTATTAGCACTACCTTGCGCTATTGCATTGGCTATTTTAGCTCAGCCATTAACGGTGTCACTTTTTCAGTATGGCAATTTTACCGGCTATGATGCGGTAATGACTCAGCGGGCCTTAATTGCCTACTGTGTCGGTTTAATGGGGTTAATTATCGTTAAAGTATTAGCACCTGGGTTTTATTCGAGACAAGATATTAAAACACCGGTCAAAATTGCCATTATTACCTTAATTTTGACACAATTAATGAATCTTGCCTTTATTGGCCCGCTAAAACATGCTGGCTTGGCCTTATCAATCGGTTTAGCGGCATGTTTTAATGCTTTGATGCTTTATTGGCAATTACGCCGCCAGGCAATTTTTATCCCATTAGCTGGCTGGGGGAAATTCTTGTTCAAATTAGTTGCCGCTTTAATGGTTATGGTCGCGGTATTATTGCTGGTATTAAATTTTATGCCGGCCTGGGAGCAGGGAAATATGTTGATACGGATTATGCGGTTATTATTGGTGGTTTTTGCCGGTGCAATAAGTTATTTTGCGGCATTATTTGTTTTTGGTTTTCGTTTGCGAGACTTTTCACAGCGAGCTATTTAG
- the punC gene encoding purine nucleoside transporter PunC — MNKNNPNKHNFGFMLYLAGLSMLGFLAIDMYLPAFSIMQQQLNTSANTISASLSLFLCGFAFAQLSWGPLSDRIGRKPVLLIGLALFIFSCLATLCITTGTQLLILRFIQGIGVCSTAVIWQALVIDRFSGLYAKRVFATIMPLVALSPALAPLLGAWILASNSWQMIFFSLAIIGILLFLATLLLQEKKRLEKTQEIKSTTSFITFLRSAVFSGNVLIYAACSAGFFAWLTGSPFILTEMGYNPQDIGISYVPQTIAFMFGGYGGRYLIAKIKNQILLPIILIGYALSVLIIFALAIFSQPTLFTLLLPFCCMAAMNGACYPIVVSNALSVFPKVSGKAAALQNTLQLGLCFAASLAVSSLIANPLLATSTVMISTIIPLLIGYWLQKSKNSDKIATETIE, encoded by the coding sequence ATGAATAAAAATAACCCCAATAAACATAATTTTGGCTTTATGCTTTATCTTGCTGGCTTAAGTATGCTCGGTTTTTTGGCCATTGATATGTACTTACCAGCTTTTAGTATAATGCAACAGCAACTCAACACCTCAGCAAATACTATTAGTGCAAGTCTTAGTCTATTTTTATGTGGTTTTGCCTTCGCTCAACTTAGTTGGGGGCCGCTTTCCGATCGTATTGGTAGAAAACCCGTTTTATTAATTGGGTTGGCGCTATTTATTTTTAGCTGTCTAGCAACACTCTGCATCACTACTGGTACACAATTACTTATTTTGCGATTTATTCAAGGTATTGGAGTATGTTCAACAGCGGTCATTTGGCAAGCTTTGGTAATCGATCGTTTTAGTGGCCTATATGCTAAACGGGTATTTGCTACCATCATGCCTTTAGTTGCACTTTCGCCCGCATTAGCACCCCTATTAGGTGCCTGGATCCTGGCTAGTAATAGCTGGCAAATGATATTTTTTAGTTTAGCTATCATCGGAATATTGCTTTTTCTGGCCACCCTTTTATTACAGGAAAAAAAACGTTTAGAAAAAACACAGGAAATAAAATCCACTACCTCTTTTATCACCTTCCTACGTTCTGCCGTTTTTAGTGGTAATGTATTAATTTATGCCGCTTGTAGTGCCGGATTTTTTGCCTGGCTGACAGGCTCACCATTTATTTTAACTGAAATGGGATATAATCCGCAGGATATTGGCATCAGTTACGTACCTCAAACCATCGCTTTTATGTTCGGTGGCTATGGTGGACGTTATTTAATAGCCAAAATAAAAAACCAAATCTTACTGCCAATTATTCTTATCGGTTATGCACTAAGTGTATTGATTATCTTTGCTCTTGCTATTTTTTCACAACCTACTTTATTTACTCTGTTACTGCCTTTCTGTTGTATGGCTGCGATGAATGGTGCTTGCTATCCTATTGTAGTATCAAATGCATTAAGTGTTTTTCCTAAAGTCAGTGGTAAAGCTGCCGCGTTACAAAATACTCTCCAGCTAGGTTTATGTTTTGCGGCAAGTCTGGCCGTATCTAGTTTAATTGCTAATCCTCTGCTAGCAACTAGCACGGTTATGATTTCTACCATTATTCCACTGCTAATAGGTTACTGGCTGCAAAAAAGTAAAAACTCAGACAAAATCGCAACGGAAACCATCGAATAG
- the argS gene encoding arginine--tRNA ligase has product MNIQALLSEKISNALIAAGAPKGSDAHIRPSTKAQFGDYQANGVMSAAKKIGMPPRQLAEKMLPLLKLENIASKVEIAGPGFINIFLDKQWIAKQIELTLQHEKLAISTITPQTIIIDYSAPNVAKQMHVGHLRSTIIGDAVARTLEFLGHKVIRANHIGDWGTQFGMLIAYLEKVQQENATDMALADLETFYREAKKHYDEDENFAELARNYVVKLQSGDEYCRKMWRKLVDITMVQNQQTYQRLNVTLTEDDVMGESLYNNMLPDIVADLTAKGLAVESDGAMVVYLDEFKNKDGDAMGVIIQKKDGGYLYTTTDIACAKYRHEMLHADRVLYYTDSRQHQHLMQAWAIVRKAGYIPDTMSLEHHMFGMMLGKDGKPFKTRAGGTIRLADLLDEAIERADHLIRQKNSAMPEKELQSIIQAVGIGAVKYADLSKNRTTDYIFDWDNMLAFEGNTAPYMQYAYTRVASIFKRANINPATLTAPVMLANEYEQVLAIRLLQFEETILTVAREGLPHIMCSYLYDLAGLFSSFYENCPILNAENDASKESRLKLALLTQKTLKIGLDTLGIETVGRM; this is encoded by the coding sequence GTGAATATTCAGGCTCTTCTTTCAGAAAAAATTAGTAATGCATTAATCGCCGCAGGCGCTCCTAAAGGTAGTGATGCACATATCCGCCCTTCAACAAAAGCCCAATTTGGTGATTACCAAGCTAATGGTGTGATGTCAGCTGCTAAAAAAATCGGTATGCCTCCGCGTCAGTTAGCGGAAAAAATGCTACCGTTATTGAAGCTGGAAAATATTGCCAGTAAAGTTGAAATAGCGGGACCGGGTTTTATTAATATTTTTCTTGATAAGCAATGGATAGCCAAACAGATTGAACTTACCTTACAACATGAAAAATTGGCTATTAGTACCATTACGCCACAAACCATTATTATTGACTATTCGGCTCCCAATGTCGCAAAACAGATGCATGTTGGCCATTTACGTTCTACCATCATTGGCGATGCTGTCGCTCGTACATTAGAGTTTTTAGGTCATAAAGTAATCCGTGCTAACCATATCGGCGATTGGGGCACCCAGTTTGGTATGCTAATTGCGTACCTGGAAAAAGTTCAGCAAGAAAATGCTACCGATATGGCCTTAGCTGATCTGGAAACTTTCTATCGTGAAGCTAAAAAACATTATGATGAAGATGAAAATTTTGCTGAGTTGGCACGTAATTACGTGGTTAAACTGCAATCTGGTGATGAATATTGTCGTAAAATGTGGCGCAAATTAGTTGATATTACCATGGTGCAAAATCAACAAACCTATCAGCGTTTAAATGTCACGCTGACTGAAGACGATGTGATGGGTGAAAGCTTATATAATAATATGCTGCCTGATATTGTCGCTGATTTAACGGCTAAAGGCTTAGCCGTTGAAAGTGATGGTGCTATGGTTGTCTATCTGGATGAATTTAAGAATAAAGATGGCGATGCCATGGGGGTGATCATCCAGAAAAAAGATGGTGGCTATCTCTATACGACAACAGATATTGCCTGCGCAAAATATCGTCATGAAATGCTTCACGCCGATCGTGTGTTGTATTATACCGATTCACGACAACACCAACATCTCATGCAAGCTTGGGCTATTGTACGTAAAGCCGGCTATATTCCTGATACAATGTCATTAGAGCATCACATGTTTGGTATGATGCTAGGTAAGGATGGTAAACCGTTTAAAACTCGCGCCGGCGGAACAATCCGGCTCGCCGATTTACTTGATGAAGCGATTGAGCGTGCTGATCATCTTATCCGTCAAAAAAATTCAGCTATGCCAGAAAAGGAATTACAATCGATTATCCAAGCGGTTGGTATTGGTGCAGTAAAATATGCCGATCTATCGAAAAATCGTACGACTGATTATATTTTTGACTGGGACAATATGTTAGCTTTTGAGGGTAATACCGCGCCTTATATGCAATATGCCTATACCCGAGTGGCCTCGATTTTTAAACGAGCTAATATTAATCCCGCAACATTAACCGCACCGGTGATGTTGGCCAATGAATATGAGCAAGTTCTTGCAATACGTTTATTACAATTTGAAGAGACAATACTAACTGTTGCTCGCGAAGGTTTACCACATATTATGTGTTCTTATTTATATGATCTGGCTGGTTTATTTTCTAGTTTTTATGAAAATTGCCCAATTTTGAATGCAGAAAATGACGCATCAAAAGAAAGCCGATTAAAATTGGCGTTACTGACGCAAAAAACCTTAAAAATTGGTCTAGACACATTAGGAATTGAAACGGTAGGAAGAATGTAA